The following are from one region of the Synechococcus sp. CBW1108 genome:
- the istB gene encoding IS21-like element helper ATPase IstB, whose translation MAWIRCHWQSIASQAEGEGWSPSQFLYALCEQEMEQRQQARQHRLLRAAQLPWSKALADYDHGGRIEAHRWQELEALSRQSEWLQRGENVLLFGPSGVGKTHLAVGIALAQIGLDQACRFYPATSLVQELQKARAEYNLPAALERLDRYPLLLIDDIGYVRRDEQESSVLFELICHRYERRSLLITANQPFTAWDEIFPSSSMTVAAVDRLVHHCHIVEISGDSHRRAQASRRSGSK comes from the coding sequence TTGGCATGGATCCGCTGCCACTGGCAGAGCATCGCCTCGCAGGCTGAGGGCGAGGGCTGGAGCCCCAGTCAGTTTCTCTATGCCCTGTGCGAGCAGGAAATGGAGCAACGCCAGCAGGCCCGCCAGCACCGGCTGCTGCGCGCGGCCCAGCTGCCCTGGAGCAAAGCGCTGGCGGACTACGACCATGGCGGCCGGATCGAGGCGCACCGATGGCAGGAACTGGAGGCCTTGAGCCGCCAGAGCGAGTGGCTGCAGCGGGGCGAGAACGTGCTGCTGTTCGGCCCCAGCGGTGTGGGCAAGACGCACCTGGCGGTCGGCATCGCCTTGGCGCAGATCGGCCTGGATCAGGCCTGCCGCTTCTATCCCGCCACGAGCCTGGTGCAGGAGCTGCAGAAGGCCCGCGCCGAATACAACCTGCCGGCAGCGCTGGAGCGGCTGGATCGCTACCCGCTGCTGCTGATCGATGACATTGGCTATGTGCGGCGGGATGAACAGGAGAGCAGCGTGCTGTTTGAGCTGATCTGCCACCGCTACGAGCGCCGATCGCTGCTGATCACCGCCAATCAGCCGTTCACCGCCTGGGATGAGATCTTCCCCAGCAGCTCAATGACCGTGGCGGCGGTGGACCGGCTGGTGCACCACTGCCACATCGTCGAGATCAGCGGCGACAGCCACCGCCGCGCCCAAGCAAGCCGGCGCAGCGGCAGCAAATAG
- a CDS encoding transposase — MAQVDAVFREAVGNNPTGKRSWQWVMVTAVVTVFIQGLSRSTAAAIELLGNAFGGIVVSDRFSSYNHLPTQQRQLCWAHLIRDLVAIAERPGASAEFGAKLLGLQQQLFGHWHNYKQGKIDWPALQQSCLPIRQTFEATLQRVVELGYQRGERTPWASTVRTCQQHQKVTDGLWTFLENEGIEPVPRQPPWPIGVNQVGR, encoded by the coding sequence GTGGCACAAGTAGACGCAGTCTTCCGCGAAGCGGTGGGCAACAATCCCACTGGAAAGCGGAGCTGGCAGTGGGTCATGGTCACCGCCGTGGTGACGGTATTCATCCAAGGCCTGAGTCGATCGACGGCCGCCGCCATCGAGCTGCTGGGGAACGCCTTTGGCGGGATTGTCGTGAGCGATCGCTTCTCGTCTTACAACCACCTGCCCACCCAGCAGCGCCAGCTGTGTTGGGCCCACTTAATCCGCGATCTGGTCGCCATCGCCGAACGCCCAGGCGCCAGCGCCGAATTCGGAGCAAAGCTGCTGGGCCTGCAGCAACAGCTGTTTGGCCACTGGCACAACTACAAGCAGGGAAAGATTGACTGGCCCGCCTTGCAGCAAAGCTGCCTGCCGATTCGCCAGACCTTTGAGGCCACCCTGCAGCGGGTAGTGGAGCTGGGCTACCAGCGCGGCGAGCGAACGCCTTGGGCCAGCACAGTGCGCACCTGCCAGCAGCACCAGAAGGTGACAGATGGGTTGTGGACCTTCCTGGAGAACGAGGGAATCGAGCCTGTCCCGCGTCAACCCCCTTGGCCGATTGGCGTCAATCAAGTTGGCCGGTGA
- the ltrA gene encoding group II intron reverse transcriptase/maturase has product MSPDRPLPITKAMVWKAYQQVKRNGNAAGVDGQSLDDFAKDLENNLYRLWNRMASGSYFPPPVRRVEIPKSNGGVRPLGIPTVADRIAQMVVKQMLEPQLEPIFDQDSYGYRPGKSAHQAVESCRKRCWKYDWVVDLDIKGFFDSIDHDLLMRAIQFHTSERWVVLYLRRWLEAPVELPDGRLQPRTSGTPQGGVISPLLANLFLHYTFDKWMRRSFPRVPFERYADDVICHCHCRAEAERLMDALQERFTSCGLQLHPEKTKVVYCKDSSRRGQFDQIQFTFLGFCFRPRMAKNRYGEIFTSFLPAVSPQALKRMRERIRKMHLRRRMFLPLEEIARLLNPILGGWIQYYGRFYPTELRAKLFGYLNEHLSAWLRQKHSRLLRHDRRSRQVLARIAQERRDLFAHWRGVDVAAG; this is encoded by the coding sequence ATGAGCCCGGACAGGCCGCTACCGATCACCAAGGCGATGGTCTGGAAGGCCTATCAGCAGGTGAAACGGAATGGGAATGCGGCCGGCGTGGATGGTCAGAGCCTGGATGACTTCGCCAAGGATCTGGAGAACAATCTCTATAGGCTATGGAATCGGATGGCATCCGGGAGTTACTTCCCGCCGCCGGTTCGGCGTGTTGAGATTCCCAAATCCAACGGCGGAGTTCGCCCTCTGGGCATTCCGACGGTGGCTGATCGCATCGCGCAGATGGTGGTCAAGCAGATGCTGGAGCCCCAGTTGGAGCCGATCTTCGATCAGGACTCCTACGGCTACAGACCGGGCAAGTCGGCCCACCAGGCTGTGGAGAGCTGCCGTAAGCGCTGCTGGAAGTATGACTGGGTTGTGGATCTCGATATCAAGGGGTTTTTCGATTCGATCGATCATGACCTCCTGATGCGGGCCATCCAGTTCCATACGTCCGAGCGCTGGGTTGTTCTGTATCTGCGGCGCTGGTTGGAGGCTCCGGTGGAATTGCCGGATGGGCGCCTTCAGCCCCGGACCAGTGGCACGCCTCAAGGCGGTGTCATTAGCCCGCTACTGGCCAATCTGTTTCTGCACTACACGTTCGACAAATGGATGCGACGGAGTTTTCCACGCGTCCCGTTTGAGCGTTATGCAGACGATGTGATCTGTCACTGTCACTGCCGAGCTGAGGCTGAACGGCTCATGGATGCCCTGCAGGAGCGATTTACCTCCTGCGGGTTACAGCTGCATCCAGAGAAGACCAAAGTAGTCTATTGCAAGGATAGCAGCCGCCGTGGTCAGTTCGATCAGATCCAGTTCACGTTTCTCGGCTTTTGCTTCCGACCACGTATGGCCAAGAACCGCTATGGGGAGATCTTTACGAGCTTCCTCCCAGCGGTTAGTCCGCAGGCGCTTAAGCGCATGCGAGAGAGGATCAGGAAAATGCATCTGCGTAGGCGGATGTTTTTGCCTTTGGAGGAGATCGCCCGGCTCCTGAATCCGATCCTAGGGGGTTGGATTCAGTATTACGGACGTTTTTATCCAACCGAACTGAGGGCCAAGCTATTTGGCTATCTCAATGAGCACCTGAGCGCATGGCTGCGTCAGAAACACAGCCGGCTGTTGCGACATGACCGCCGCAGCCGGCAAGTTCTGGCGAGGATCGCTCAGGAGAGGCGGGACCTTTTTGCTCACTGGCGTGGTGTTGATGTTGCGGCTGGATGA
- a CDS encoding IS256 family transposase, with protein sequence MPKHHAAVPELAALLDGSSAGELIPELARYGLQQLIELEASAVVGADRHERSEERVNQRNGYRPRTLTTQVGDLALQIPKLRAGSFLPTILEPRRRVDQALYAVIMEAYISGVSTRKVDSLVAALGSQSGISKSQVSRICQDIDQQVQAFLGRPLESSSYAYVYLDATYLKGRLGKAQQVCSRAVVVAMGVNEDGRRELLGLKVGNSESEPFWAEFISHLKERGLGGVKLVISDAHSGLTKAIRRQLQGCVWQRCRVHFARNLLQCVPRAHQGMVTAALRSVFAQETAEEIESRWDDLAASLAERFPKAAALMHEAKEDVLAFRHFPKDHWRKIWSTNLLERVNEEIKRRTRVVGIFPNDPAIIRLVGAVLLEQHEHWQLEGRRMFSAESMATIPELGDTPTLQAAGA encoded by the coding sequence ATGCCCAAGCACCATGCTGCCGTGCCTGAACTGGCGGCGCTACTCGATGGCAGCAGCGCCGGTGAGCTGATCCCCGAGCTGGCCCGCTACGGCCTGCAGCAGCTGATCGAACTGGAGGCCTCCGCTGTGGTCGGTGCCGATCGCCATGAGCGCAGCGAGGAGCGGGTCAACCAACGCAATGGCTACCGGCCTCGCACCCTGACCACCCAGGTGGGGGATCTCGCCCTGCAGATCCCCAAACTGCGAGCCGGCAGCTTCCTGCCCACGATCCTCGAGCCCCGCCGCAGGGTCGATCAGGCCCTGTACGCGGTGATCATGGAGGCCTACATCAGTGGCGTCTCGACCCGCAAGGTGGATTCCCTAGTGGCGGCGCTGGGTTCCCAGAGCGGCATCTCCAAGTCGCAGGTGAGCCGCATCTGTCAGGACATCGACCAGCAGGTGCAGGCGTTCCTGGGCCGGCCGCTGGAGAGCAGCAGCTACGCCTACGTCTACCTGGATGCCACCTACCTCAAGGGGCGCCTGGGCAAGGCCCAGCAGGTCTGCTCCCGCGCTGTCGTCGTCGCCATGGGGGTCAACGAGGACGGGCGCCGGGAGTTGCTGGGCCTCAAGGTGGGTAACAGTGAGAGCGAGCCCTTCTGGGCGGAGTTCATCTCCCACCTCAAAGAGCGGGGTCTGGGTGGCGTCAAGCTGGTGATCTCTGACGCCCACAGCGGCCTCACCAAGGCGATCCGCAGGCAATTGCAGGGCTGCGTCTGGCAGCGCTGCCGGGTGCATTTTGCCCGCAACCTGCTGCAGTGTGTTCCCAGGGCTCACCAAGGCATGGTCACCGCTGCCCTGCGCAGCGTGTTCGCCCAAGAAACCGCTGAGGAGATCGAGTCGCGCTGGGATGATCTGGCGGCCTCGCTGGCGGAGCGCTTCCCCAAGGCCGCTGCGCTCATGCACGAGGCCAAGGAGGACGTGCTGGCTTTCCGCCACTTCCCCAAGGACCACTGGCGCAAGATCTGGAGCACCAACCTGCTGGAGCGGGTGAACGAGGAGATCAAGCGCCGCACCAGGGTCGTGGGCATTTTTCCCAACGACCCTGCGATCATCCGCCTAGTCGGGGCGGTGTTGCTGGAGCAACACGAGCACTGGCAGCTGGAGGGCCGCCGCATGTTCTCCGCCGAGAGCATGGCGACCATCCCCGAACTGGGCGACACCCCTACCCTCCAGGCCGCCGGCGCCTGA
- a CDS encoding IS66 family transposase zinc-finger binding domain-containing protein codes for MDEVVEHHPDACRRCGTLLQGVGEDPDPMRHQVIEIPPITPLVIEHRLHRLVCPCCSTSTCATLPADVEASHYGPRLRTASLCVV; via the coding sequence GTGGATGAGGTGGTGGAACACCACCCCGATGCCTGCCGCCGCTGTGGCACGTTGCTGCAGGGAGTGGGGGAGGATCCAGATCCCATGCGCCATCAGGTGATTGAGATACCACCGATCACACCGCTGGTGATCGAGCACCGGTTGCATCGCCTGGTGTGCCCCTGCTGCTCCACCAGCACCTGCGCGACGTTGCCGGCTGATGTGGAAGCCAGTCACTACGGCCCAAGGCTCAGGACCGCGTCCCTTTGCGTGGTGTAA